The genome window TGGGCGTCGCGTGCGGGTATCCCGGCACCCCGAGCACGGAGATCATCGAGCGCATGAAGACGTTCGATGGGGTTTACGTAGAGTGGTCTCCCAACGAGAAGGTAGCGTTCGAAGTAGCCTTGGGTGCGGCGATAGCCGGCGTAAGGGCGCTCGTCGCCATGAAGCACGTCGGTCTCAACGTTGCGGCGGACCCGCTCTTCACGGCGGCATACACCGGAGTCAACGCGGGCTTGGTGATAGTGTCCGCCGACGACCCCGGCATGCACAGTTCTCAGAACGAGCAGGACAACAGGCACTATGCGAAGTTCGCCAAAATCCCTATGCTCGAGCCCTCCGACTCTCAAGAAGCAAAGGATTTCATCGGGCTTGCTCTCGACATCAGCGAGAGGTTCGACACTCCTGTGATGCTTCGGACCACCACGCGCGTTTCCCACTCATCGGGGATCGTGTTGTTGGGCCCGCCCCGGGCGCGACTTAGGCTTGCTTACAAGAAGGCTCCACCGAAATACGTAATGGTTCCGGGCAATGCAAGGCTGCGCCGCATGGAGGTGGAGGCGCGCCAGAGGGCCGTTGCGGAGTTCGCTGAGAGTTTCTCGCAAAACGTCATCGAATGGAACGGCGCTCGCGTGGGCATTGTTGCCAGCGGGGTCGCTTACCAGTACGCCAGAGAGATCCTTGGGAAGAACGCTTCCTACCTCAAGATCGCCATGACACACCCCATTCCCGGGGGAATGGTGCGCGAATTCGCGTCGCGAGTCGAGCGCCTGTACGTCGTCGAGGAACTCGATCCTTTCCTTGAAGAACAGATCCGCGCAATGGGGCTGACCGTCACCGGCAAGGCGTGCTTGCCGGCTACAGGCGAGCTCACGCCGGAGATCGTGCGCAGGGCGCTGACAGAAGAGGGCGTTCTCCCGGGCAGCATGGAGCGCGCAGCGGAGTCCGCAGAAGAGAGGGCGGCTGAGGGCGCAAGAGAAGGCTTGAGAGAAGGCGCGAGAGAAGGTGCGGGAGAAGGTGCGGGAGAAGGCGAGGCCGGGAATGCCCCAGAACGCGCCGCGGATAGGATTGCCTTGGCCCCTCCGGCTGTCAGCGACGAAGCCTCCATGGTCGAAAGCGGCGAGACGAGCGAGGTCGTATCCGTGCCGGCTCGACCTCCGGTCATGTGTCCCGGGTGCCCACATAGGGGTGCGTTCTACGTGCTCAAGAAGATGAAAACGATCGCTACCGGAGACATCGGTTGCTACACTCTCGGCGCGAGCCCGCCCCTCTCAGCGCTGGACACCACGATATGTATGGGCGCCAGCATCGGAAACGCCATCGGATTCTCGGCGGCCGCTAGCGTCGCTGGGGAGCCTCAAGCACAGGCTACCGCCGGCCTAACCGAATCCGGCGGGCTCGAACCCGATGGGATCCGGGCACTTGCTTCCGGACACGCTCCGAGGAAGCCCGTTGCGGTGATCGGCGATTCGACGTTCGTTCATTCAGGCGTGACAGGGCTCATCGACGCCGTGTATAACCAGGCGCAGATCGTGGTGCTCATCATGGACAACGGGACCACGGCCATGACCGGTCATCAGGACCACCCGGCGACCGGCGTGACGGCGCGAGGGTCACGGACCCACAAGCTCAGCCTGGAGGCTCTCTCTCGCGCTTGCGGTGTGGACTTAGTGGCTGTTATCGATCCGTACGACCTCGCCTCGATGGAACGAGCGCTTCGCCAGGCGATGGACGCGCCCGGCCCGGCGGTTGTGATCGCAAGGAGACCGTGTGTCCTGCTGCCAGGCGCGAAACCTCGAAGGAGGTACAGAGTTGCGAGGGAGCGGTGCAACGCGTGCCGAGTCTGCTTGGGCTTGGGATGCCCCTCGATCGAGCTTTGCGACGGACGTCCTGTCATAATCGAGGGATCGTGTGTGGGATGCGGAGTGTGCGCTCAGATCTGCGCGCACGACGCCATAACGCTGCGAGAGGCGGGTGAGGACCGTGAGTGAGCGTCGCGCAGCCGCTGGCGTTCGCAACGTTCTGATAGCCGGAGTGGGTGGGCAGGGTATCCTGTTGGCCAGCAGGTTCCTGGCAAGTGCCGCGATAAGGGCCGGCCTTGATGTGAAGGTATCCGAGGTCCACGGGATGGCGCAGCGCGGCGGGAGCGTTGTAACCCACGTGAGGTTAGGGCGGACGATTTACTCACCGCTCGTGGAGATGGGCGCAGCCGACTTCCTGGTGGCGTTCGAAAGGCTGGAAGCTCTGAGGTGGTTTCCGTATACACGGGCGGGTGCCACCGTGATCGTGAATGACCTCGAGATTCCTCCGCTTCCCGTTATCCTTGGGATCGAGAGGTACCCAACTGGCATAGAGCGCAGGCTTGCCGCAGGGGACCGAAGGGTCATTCTAGTCAATGCCAAGGATATGGCTATAAAAGTTGGAAATGCCAAGTGTGGAAACGTCGCGCTCATGGGCGTGCTCGCCCGCAGCTTGGGCCCCGGCGTTTCCGAAGAGGACTGGAGAGGCGCTCTAAACAACGTGGTTCCCCTCGGGACCGCCGAGGTTAACTGGAGGGCTTTCTTGCAGGGATACAAAGGAGAGTAGTGACATGTCGTGCACGAACATCACCAAGCACTCAGCGACTTCGCTTGTGGACTTCCATGTCCATTCCACCTTCTCACCCGACGCTGAGGACACGATAGACACGATGTGCGAGGCGGCCGCGAGAGCCGGGCTCGCGGAGATCTGTTTCACGGATCACGCTGACTTCGAACCGAAAGACCAGGGTCACGGGTACCTGCGTTTCGAGACATACAGGGAGGCAGTCGAGCGGGCTTCGAAGAAGTGGGAGGGAACTCTCGCGGTCAGGCTGGGGGTCGAGGCCGACTACCAAACATGGTACGCTGGCCAGGTGAAGGAGTTCATTTCCAAACGATCCTTTGATTTCGTTCTGGGTTCGGTCCATTGGGTGGACAGCCTCTCGGTGACCGGGGAAGTATTCGATACTTGCGGCGTTGAGGAGGCGTGCCGCCGGTATCTCTCTGCCGTGCTCGATCTCGCCCGTTCGGGCATGTGCGATGCCCTCGCTCACCTCGACGTCGTCAAGAGATATGCGTTTGAAAGATATGGAAAGGTGCGGCTGCGGGCGTTCTCAGACGAGATCGAGGCGGTCCTGCGTGCTCTCATAGAGCGTGGCACCGCGCTGGAGATCAATACGTCTGGCCTTAGGCGCACGATCCACGAGACTCTGCCCGACTATGAGACTCTCGAGCTGTACCGTCATCTTGGTGGAGAACTGATAACGTTTGGATCCGACGCACACCGAGCCAGCGACGTCGGCTTCGCCATACCCTATGCCGTCGACATGGCAAGGTCGGCAGGCTTTCGGTACATCACGGCGTTTCGGAATAGACAACCATATTTTATTTGTATTGGCTGAAGAAGGAATGCCATCCCTTTTTCACCACCATAGGGTATGTCAGGAGGTCGCCCAGCACGACCCTCACATAGTTGAGATTCGAGCCGGGAATCATATGTGTACCAGGTGAAAAGGGGGGCTTGCAATGCCGGCCAGAAAGAATCGGCCTGCCGCGAAGGGCGCAGCACGCCCGCTCGACGCGCTCAAATACGAGATCGCGAGAGAAATGAACCTTCCCCAAGAGGTCTATCAGCATGGCTACTGGGGCAATCTTTCGTCCAGGGAATGCGGTGCCGTCGGTGGACGCATGGTCAAAAGAATGATCGAGGCCGCCGAGAAAGCCATCGCTGAGCACGTGGCAGCCGAGGCAGTGGCCGGGTTCCGGTCCAGCCTGGGTCTGTCTGTGACTCGAAGCGACGAAAACGGTGATGGCGAAAGGGAGCCGCCTCCGTCGGAGTGACGCCCGGGAGCAGGCTCTCCACCGGTACCACGCGAGACGTCGCGTGGTACCTCGCGCTTGCAGGTCCAGCACAGATGACTGCCGAAAGGGCCGGATGCGAGGGCGCTGATCGCATCTGGTCCTTTTGCGGTCTTCCTCTTTGATTTGCGTGAAGTTCCGCACAGTGGACCGGTCTCCCCGGTTTGGCGAGCACATCACATTAGAGTAACCGAGTTGCGTCATCCCCATACGCTCCCTCGCATTTATCTCTTGTGGCGTGCAAGACTATAGACAGAAAGCGCGAAGGGTGGTGAAGAGGAATGGCAAGAGGAGCGGCCAGAAGGAATCGCCCGGTTGTCCCCAACGCCCTTGCGGCGCTCGACAGGTTCAAGTATGAGATTGCAAACGAGCTGAACCTGCCCAGCAACATCATCAACTCGGGCTACTGGGGCAGCCTGCCCTCCGCCCAGTGCGGGGCGGTTGGGGGACACATGGTCCGCAGGATGATTGAGGCAGCTGAGAGGTCCCTCGTAGAGGGCACGGTTGCCGGCGTGAAGTCCGGGTTCCAGGCCGGTCTCACTCAGCCTGCCGGTCAACGACCGGCCCAGACCGGGTACGGTGCTGGTTACGGGTTCGAGCAGGCTCAGTCCGGCTACAACCAGCCCATGTGATTGCGATGAGGTAGTACTGGTGCAGTCGTAGCTTTCCCGGCGCCCCTTTGGCCAAGGGGCGCTCTCGCTTTCGGTCCGATCCCTTTTCATGGCTGTCTTGCGGATCCCAGGACCTGCGAGCGAGGGTAAGTTGCCCCGCCGCGGGGAATACTGAGGATTGGCGCAAGACCGCGCTATACGGGCGCGTCTGGGAACGTATCGTGCGCAAACCCATGGAAAGACCCGGGCACGTGCGGCCCCGGGGGAAGGAAGGAGATCGCTCGTGAAGAAAAGAGACAAGCGGGAGTACCCTGAGACACCGGACAACGCCGAGGAAAGCATCAAGTGTAAGAAGTGCGGAAACATGTTTGGGGTGAGCGGCTTGTCTGTGGAGGACACGGTATCGTGCCCTGTCTGCGGAGCATCGATGTGTGTGGCGGACTCGCTTCGCCTGGGAGCCTCGAATGAGGACTACTGAGAGGACGGCAACCGCACGGGCGAGGTAGCAGCCGCGGAGGGCAGGAGGACCTTACAGGACATCTAGATGGGAGGTTGCGACCGTGGGGAAACGAATCCTTGTGGTGGGGGGCGTGGCAGGCGGGGCAGGCGCGGCAGTCAAAGCTCGACGAACGTGTGAGGACGCTGAGATAGTGCTCTTCGAGCGCACTCCCTACGTCTCGTGGGCAAACTGCGGCCTGCCCTACTACATAGGCGGCACCATCCAGAAACGTGAGGAGCTCTTCATAGTCAATCCCAGAAGGCTTGCATCCAGGTTCTACATAGATGTGCGGACGCGGCACGAAGTTATGGCCATCGACAAGTCTCAAAGGACCATATCCGTTCGGAACCTCGAGACTGGGGAATCTCGGGACGAGAAGTACGATTCACTCATACTCGCCACTGGAAGCGAACCCGCCCATCCCAACATACCAGGATTGGACGATCCAAGGGTGTTCACGTTGGTGTCGATGGACGACGCCGACCGGCTCTACCGCTTCCTCGAGGAACACCGGCCGGCAAGTGCGGCAGTGATGGGAGGCGGGTTCATAGGCCTCGAAACCACAGAAGCGCTACTCGAGCGCGGCATCTCTGTCACGCTCATAGAAATGGTGGATCACTTGTTGCCACCAGTTGACAAGGAAGTGGCCGAACCCATTGCCATTCACCTCCGAGATAGGGGAGTCCAGGTCCTACTTGGCGAGAGAGTTACAGGCATATCGGAATGTGTCAATACACATCAGCTCCAGCTCGCCTTGGCCAGTGGCAAGACCGTTGCCTGTGATTTCGCCATCTCCGCGTTGGGGGTCGCACCAAGGCTGGACCTTGCGCGGCAAGCTGGCCTCGCCATAGGTCAGGCCGGGGGCGTGGTCGTCAATGACAGGATGCAGACAAGCGATCCAAACATCTACGCAGCGGGCGACATCTGTGAGGTGCGGAACCTCATCACGGGCAAGCCTATGCGCGTGCCCCTGGCGGGTCCCGCCAACAAGCAGGCGCGGGTGGCAGGCGCGAACGCCGCGGGCGCGAACATGAGGTACGCGGGATCTCTCGGGACCATGATAGTCAAAGTGTTGGACATGACCATAGCCAAGACAGGCCTTTCCGAGAGAGAGGCGTCTTCCGAAGGAATCCCTTACTACGTGTCATACAGTCATTCCCAGCACCATGCGGGGTACTACCCTGGCGCACGCATGATGACCGTAAAACTCGTGGTCGACAGGTTCACAGGAACCGTGCTGGGGGCCGAGATTGTGGGAGGTGAAGGGGTCGACAAGAGAATAGACGTGATAGCCACCGCGATTCACTCTCGTATGACCGTGGAGGATCTTGAGGATCTCGACCTCTCGTACGCCCCGCCGTACTCCTCGGCAAAAGATCCCGTGAACATCGCCGGCTTCGTGGCTGCAAACATTCATCGTGGAGAGGTCCGCGTCATTGAGCCGGGTGAGCTCGACGTTCTTCTCGAACGAGGGGACGTTCAACTCGTGGACGTCAGGACCCCGTCTGAGCGCGACCGGACGGGTGCGATCCCCGGCGCTCGCCTGATTCCCGTCGATCAGCTGCGCGAGCTCGCGGGCGAGCTCGACCCGCACCGGAAGACTGTGGTCTACTGCGCCATCGGGTACCGGTCGTATCTTGCGTACAGAATACTCAAGCAAAGGGGCTTCGAAGACGTATCCCACCTGGCCGGAGGGTTCGACGCGTGGAGGATGTTCCACGGAAAACCCCAGGTCGTGTGAGAACCCAAAAGGGCGGCGCTTTCGCGCCGCCTCCATTTCAACCAGTTTATGGCCTCCGCTCTACACCGCCCTCGTCTCCGCAGAGCACGCTCTGTCCTGCTCGAGATCTTTGAAAAGGGTGAGGTAGTCCGCGAGGTGTCGGGTCGAGAGGAATCTCTGCCTGACATGCTCCTTGCCAGCGCGCCCCATTTCGCGGGACTGGTCAGGGTGCGTGAGGAGGTACAGAACTCTTTCCGCGCACTCTTCCACCGAGCCCACCAGGAACCCCGACTTGCCGTCTTCCACCTGTAAGGGTATGCCTCCGACATTGCCTGCGACCACAGGGCGAGCCTTCCAGAGCCCTTCGGACACGGTCAGTCCGAAACCTTCGCGTATCGACTTCTGAACAACTACGTCGGCGGCGGTCTGGAACGCATTCACATCGGCGTTCCCAATGCCGTTTAGATTCGATAGGACGTGCACATCCGGATCTCCGTCCGCGTGCTCCAGTGACATACGATAGTATGCCGCTCCTTCAGGGTCATCGGCGGCCATGGATCCGACGAGTGCAAGCTGCACGCCGGGGATCTCCCGCTTCACCATGCGGTACGCGTCTATCACGCCGAGCGGGTCTTTCCAAGGATCGAACCTGGAGACCTGGACTATGATTGGCCGTGAGGGGTCCAGGCCGTAGCTGGCGACGATTTCCCTCGCCGTCTCCAAAGACATCTCGACGTTCTTGGAGCTCAGCGGGTCGATGGACGGAGGGATCATGGCCAGACGAGGCACTCGAAGACCTTCCTTGGCGTACGCCGGCATCGTGAATATCGCCGCATCATACCTCTCCACGAAGGGTCTCATGAGGTTCCATGCCTCCTCCGCGGGACTGGAGAGGTCGATGTGGCACCGCCAGACCCACCTGGTTTTCCGCCCGAACCGGTCCCTGAGGTGAATCGCAAGCGGCGCGGGTTGCGGATCATGGACCACCACGAAGTCGGGGCTTCCCGAGAAACAGGACGCTTCCCGTTCGTTCGTAGCGAGGTACGTTCCCAGGGCCGACGAGAGATCCTGGCCAGCCATGCCTTGCAGTGAGTTGTGCAACCCCTTGGTGAAATCGAAGAACGCGGGTGGGGCTTCGATCACCATCCACGTGGCCTCAAGGCCGACGTCCCTCATCAACGGGACGATGGTGTGGAGTATCTCCGCCACACCCCCGCCGTACGCCGTGGAATTGACGTGGAGGACCTGGGCCCCTCTAAGGGGCTCGGCGAGCGCCTTGATTTCGTTGAT of Bacillota bacterium contains these proteins:
- a CDS encoding thiamine pyrophosphate-dependent enzyme; amino-acid sequence: MSGNEAIARGAYEAGVGVACGYPGTPSTEIIERMKTFDGVYVEWSPNEKVAFEVALGAAIAGVRALVAMKHVGLNVAADPLFTAAYTGVNAGLVIVSADDPGMHSSQNEQDNRHYAKFAKIPMLEPSDSQEAKDFIGLALDISERFDTPVMLRTTTRVSHSSGIVLLGPPRARLRLAYKKAPPKYVMVPGNARLRRMEVEARQRAVAEFAESFSQNVIEWNGARVGIVASGVAYQYAREILGKNASYLKIAMTHPIPGGMVREFASRVERLYVVEELDPFLEEQIRAMGLTVTGKACLPATGELTPEIVRRALTEEGVLPGSMERAAESAEERAAEGAREGLREGAREGAGEGAGEGEAGNAPERAADRIALAPPAVSDEASMVESGETSEVVSVPARPPVMCPGCPHRGAFYVLKKMKTIATGDIGCYTLGASPPLSALDTTICMGASIGNAIGFSAAASVAGEPQAQATAGLTESGGLEPDGIRALASGHAPRKPVAVIGDSTFVHSGVTGLIDAVYNQAQIVVLIMDNGTTAMTGHQDHPATGVTARGSRTHKLSLEALSRACGVDLVAVIDPYDLASMERALRQAMDAPGPAVVIARRPCVLLPGAKPRRRYRVARERCNACRVCLGLGCPSIELCDGRPVIIEGSCVGCGVCAQICAHDAITLREAGEDRE
- a CDS encoding indolepyruvate oxidoreductase subunit beta — encoded protein: MSERRAAAGVRNVLIAGVGGQGILLASRFLASAAIRAGLDVKVSEVHGMAQRGGSVVTHVRLGRTIYSPLVEMGAADFLVAFERLEALRWFPYTRAGATVIVNDLEIPPLPVILGIERYPTGIERRLAAGDRRVILVNAKDMAIKVGNAKCGNVALMGVLARSLGPGVSEEDWRGALNNVVPLGTAEVNWRAFLQGYKGE
- a CDS encoding histidinol-phosphatase gives rise to the protein MSCTNITKHSATSLVDFHVHSTFSPDAEDTIDTMCEAAARAGLAEICFTDHADFEPKDQGHGYLRFETYREAVERASKKWEGTLAVRLGVEADYQTWYAGQVKEFISKRSFDFVLGSVHWVDSLSVTGEVFDTCGVEEACRRYLSAVLDLARSGMCDALAHLDVVKRYAFERYGKVRLRAFSDEIEAVLRALIERGTALEINTSGLRRTIHETLPDYETLELYRHLGGELITFGSDAHRASDVGFAIPYAVDMARSAGFRYITAFRNRQPYFICIG
- a CDS encoding alpha/beta-type small acid-soluble spore protein, which gives rise to MPARKNRPAAKGAARPLDALKYEIAREMNLPQEVYQHGYWGNLSSRECGAVGGRMVKRMIEAAEKAIAEHVAAEAVAGFRSSLGLSVTRSDENGDGEREPPPSE
- a CDS encoding FAD-dependent oxidoreductase, with amino-acid sequence MGKRILVVGGVAGGAGAAVKARRTCEDAEIVLFERTPYVSWANCGLPYYIGGTIQKREELFIVNPRRLASRFYIDVRTRHEVMAIDKSQRTISVRNLETGESRDEKYDSLILATGSEPAHPNIPGLDDPRVFTLVSMDDADRLYRFLEEHRPASAAVMGGGFIGLETTEALLERGISVTLIEMVDHLLPPVDKEVAEPIAIHLRDRGVQVLLGERVTGISECVNTHQLQLALASGKTVACDFAISALGVAPRLDLARQAGLAIGQAGGVVVNDRMQTSDPNIYAAGDICEVRNLITGKPMRVPLAGPANKQARVAGANAAGANMRYAGSLGTMIVKVLDMTIAKTGLSEREASSEGIPYYVSYSHSQHHAGYYPGARMMTVKLVVDRFTGTVLGAEIVGGEGVDKRIDVIATAIHSRMTVEDLEDLDLSYAPPYSSAKDPVNIAGFVAANIHRGEVRVIEPGELDVLLERGDVQLVDVRTPSERDRTGAIPGARLIPVDQLRELAGELDPHRKTVVYCAIGYRSYLAYRILKQRGFEDVSHLAGGFDAWRMFHGKPQVV
- a CDS encoding glycosyltransferase; translated protein: MARQIKTATKSLSDYRRVAGDDVINEIKALAEPLRGAQVLHVNSTAYGGGVAEILHTIVPLMRDVGLEATWMVIEAPPAFFDFTKGLHNSLQGMAGQDLSSALGTYLATNEREASCFSGSPDFVVVHDPQPAPLAIHLRDRFGRKTRWVWRCHIDLSSPAEEAWNLMRPFVERYDAAIFTMPAYAKEGLRVPRLAMIPPSIDPLSSKNVEMSLETAREIVASYGLDPSRPIIVQVSRFDPWKDPLGVIDAYRMVKREIPGVQLALVGSMAADDPEGAAYYRMSLEHADGDPDVHVLSNLNGIGNADVNAFQTAADVVVQKSIREGFGLTVSEGLWKARPVVAGNVGGIPLQVEDGKSGFLVGSVEECAERVLYLLTHPDQSREMGRAGKEHVRQRFLSTRHLADYLTLFKDLEQDRACSAETRAV